From the genome of Carassius gibelio isolate Cgi1373 ecotype wild population from Czech Republic chromosome B10, carGib1.2-hapl.c, whole genome shotgun sequence, one region includes:
- the myo18aa gene encoding unconventional myosin-XVIIIa isoform X2: MAFSSRFSFWEKKVKDENVPGAKSSNSDGENSMSQSQTAVSGSTERYRGEPSTALNPDRPLTLDQRSSDSMNGRHGSVEPDPLTRRGLNLAHKAGSEEKPSTATSVPKTSRPLQAGSSVDGDALSVGLTSLMGRARTKEHRSRLRAAEHKETQEESKERIGESETPSEEPQPSTLATSPPPRLDPLAPPVGFLPSKPNPLTPPAGFLPVTKPDPLAPPAGFIPAPKPNPSAQLTPKPDPLAPPVGFVPTPKRDPFAPVAGFIPKPKVDPLAPPAGFIPVTRSIAVRKPEVKEVSKPSAAPAGKLPSQVSTIANQQGSPVMPTQGNQAKAAEDPVAILQAAHEAASLTKVKTEEQLAAEKAWYNTEKVWLVHKDGFSLATQLKTEMGSLPEGKVKIRLEHDGTVLEVDEDDVEKANPLSYDRVEDLSSLLYLNESSILHSLRQRYGGNLIHTYAGPNLLVVNPLNTPALYSEKVMQMFKGCRREETAPHIFAIAQSAYHQLLTTRQDQTIVLLGKSGSGKTTNCQHLLQYLVTIAAGSGKVYSAEKWQAVYTVLEAFGNCTTAMNVNASRFSHIVSLDFDQAGQVASASVQTMLLEKFRVTRRPEADTSFNVFYYLMAGADAALKTELHFNHFAGNSAFGLLPHSKPEDKQRAAQQFTKLQAAMKVLGISAEEQKTVWLILGAIYHLGAAGATKAGRKQFARHEWAQKAAYLLGCTLEELSSGIFKTQGKGTLPRSSSVRQSTDDTDSSVSKATAAECLEFMASGLYSELFTLIISLINRALKSSQHSLCSLLIVDTPGFQNPRQVKNQRGATFEELCHNYAQERLQTLFQERTFVRELERYKEENIEITLDDLEPSPSRSVAVVDQSSSQTLVRTLSRTDEARGLFWLMEEEVVQPGGSEDTLLQRLFSYYGPAEGESTGHTVVLKSENTHHFLLGHSHGTDWVEYDTHGWLNLARLNPTPQNAANLLQNSQKKSISGMFVGRSSSVAVLSGSIAGLEGVSQLAMRRATGMRKTFTTGMAAVKKKSLCLQIKLQVDALLDTVRRSRVHFVHCLLPRAEVMRATGSPEESCDPGLMQIDVALLRAQIRGFKLLDSLRIYRQGYPDHMVFSEFRRRFDVLAPHLTKKLGRNYIVKDEKRAVEELLESLELEKSSYHMGLSRVFFRAGTVAKLEGQRDEHTRQNITLFQAACRGFLSRQAFKKRKIQDLAIRCVQKNIKKNRGVKDWPWWKLFTTVRPLVEVQLTEEQIRGKDEEIMHLKLKLEKVEKERNELRLTSDRLESRITELTAELSDERNTAESTSQLLETETSERLRLEKDMKDMQVKFDDVKKQMESMEMEIMETRLLQASEFNGEMDNDGDDSGGEWRLKYERAIRDTEFTKKKLQQEMDDKVETEQQNKRHLERKLTDLQADHEESQRSVQQLKKKCQRLAAELQDTKLHLENQEGRNHELERKQRKFDVEKNQFHEELQKERNQREKLGRERDMLTGELFTIRQQLQEKDTELCTVSLKIEQLESELQDLSSQESKEEASLAKVKKQLRDLEAKVKDQEEELDEQAGTIQMLEQAKLRLEMEMERLKQTHSKELDSKDDDVEDIRLSCSKKLKQMEVQLEEEYEDKQRVLREKRDLESKLMMAQEQKVGQKDVETEKRLRKDLKRTKVLLADAQMMLDHLKSNVPSKREIVALKNKLEESEFACAAAVKARKSMELEIEDLHIQMDDITKAKMALEEQISRLQREKNDLQSRFEEDQEDMNELMKKHKAAVAQSTRDLAQISDLQAQVEEAMKEKQEIQDKLHSLQSQLEFQEQSMVEKSLVSRQEAKIRELETKLEYERTQTKRLESLVTRLKENLEKMTEERDQRIGSENREKDQNKRMQRQIRDIKEEMTELSKKEAEASRKKHELEMDIESLEAANQSLQADLKLAFKRIGDLQAAMEDEMETDDDDDLINSLQDTVTKYQKRKNKTGDESDMDSEVEDRVDGVKSLLSKSKGSAKTLSDEGPQKTTRYTNAANADVKDIKEGKEGKEGKEEVKKDSDESRSVSVMSSLSYRKRSHQKDWNGGAGDDSSLFSALREQPDMPDRLSLRKAKSKSTDRPQTGDDLDDRGSVISQAYSEAASRARKGLDRRWTKSSPEFDKESMVSSLAPSRASTRRGIDQDDDAQSGVSSFSLRRSTSWMDDSRSDYGPTSTSMSRRSRSRSPGSTSVGSRISLARSTRLSEFGVRLNNDGVDDDDDVDSVSVAAYSPRSVGRSLSTPAQLRSSENPLDTSDVKPVSHRNYLDPELEKAINEVLSFKPIKFKRRSLEDSGEEEEGGGDPGEEEDRKSVKSLLQDKDDEGLGLSGSSMRRSTSGSAVDSGRSGSSMSSFSSKSSKKKNKKKSRRSESDSSSNEGHTRRHSRQKEKRRSKSSRKKESGSSKSESDSESSSSSSASTVSYRSSNSVKRNPGQKDSDGGQESPDEERPPSKKEIKKQKKKVDNLVMKYLYKPDSD; this comes from the exons ATGGCCTTCTCATCTCGTTTCTCATTTTGGGAAAAAAAGG TGAAAGATGAAAATGTCCCGGGTGCAAAAAGTTCGAAT TCGGATGGTGAAAACAGTATGAGTCAGTCTCAGACAGCAGTAAGTGGCTCAACCGAGCGATACCGGGGTGAACCATCAACAGCGTTGAATCCAGATCGGCCACTGACTCTAGACCAGAGAAGCAGCGACTCCATGAACGGAAGACATGGCAGCGTTGAGCCTGACCCATTGACGAGGAGAGGACTGAACCTGGCTCACAAAGCAGGGTCAGAGGAAAAGCCTTCGACAGCCACTTCAGTCCCCAAAACAAGCCGTCCACTGCAAGCTGGCAGCTCTGTGGATGGAGATGCCCTCTCTGTTGGGTTGACCAGCCTAATGGGCCGTGCAAGGACTAAAGAGCATCGCTCTCGCTTGAGAGCTGCAGAACACAAAGAAACTCAAGAGGAAAGCAAAGAAAGGATTGGTGAAAGCGAGACCCCCTCAGAAGAACCCCAGCCATCCACCCTTGCAACCAGTCCACCTCCTAGACTTGACCCTCTTGCCCCTCCGGTTGGCTTTTTACCTTCCAAGCCAAATCCTCTTACCCCTCCTGCTGGATTCCTTCCAGTCACCAAGCCTGATCCATTGGCTCCACCTGCTGGTTTCATTCCAGCTCCTAAACCAAATCCTTCTGCTCAACTTACACCCAAACCTGATCCTCTGGCACCGCCGGTGGGATTCGTTCCCACCCCAAAGCGAGACCCTTTTGCTCCGGTGGCAGGATTTATCCCCAAGCCTAAAGTTGACCCATTAGCACCCCCTGCAGGCTTTATTCCTGTAACACGGTCCATTGCTGTACGAAAGCCAGAG GTGAAGGAGGTTTCAAAACCTTCTGCTGCTCCTGCTGGAAAACTTCCATCCCAGGTTTCCACTATCGCCAACCAACAG GGATCTCCAGTGATGCCCACCCAAGGGAACCAG GCCAAGGCAGCTGAAGATCCTGTGGCTATCCTGCAGGCTGCACATGAAGCTGCCAGTCTGACTAAG GTGAAGACGGAGGAGCAGCTTGCTGCAGAGAAGGCCTGGTATAACACTGAGAAAGTCTGGCTTGTCCATAAAGATGGCTTCTCTTTGG CTACACAGCTCAAGACAGAGATGGGTTCTCTCCCAGAGGGGAAAGTGAAGATCAGATTGGAGCACGATGGGACAGTACTGGAAGTGGACGAGGATGATGTGGAGAAG GCAAATCCTCTATCATATGATCGGGTGGAGgatctctcctctcttctgtaCCTCAACGAGTCCAGCATCCTTCACAGCCTTCGTCAGCGCTATGGTGGAAACCTCATTCACACCTACGCTGGGCCAAATCTTCTGGTGGTCAATCCTCTCAACACCCCTGCCTTGTACTCAGAGAAG GTGATGCAGATGTTTAAGGGCTGCCGGAGGGAGGAAACAGCTCCTCACATTTTCGCTATTGCTCAGTCGGCATATCATCAGCTGCTGACCACACGTCAGGATCAGACCATCGTGCTTCTGGGCAAGAGTGGCAGCGGAAAGACCACTAACTGCCAGCACCTGCTACAGTACCTGGTCACCATCGCAGCCGGCAGTGGAAAGGTGTACTCAG CTGAGAAATGGCAGGCGGTCTACACGGTTCTGGAGGCGTTCGGGAACTGCACCACAGCTATGAATGTGAACGCCAGTCGCTTCTCACACATCGTCTCTCTTGACTTCGACCAGGCAGGACAGGTGGCCTCTGCCTCTGTTCAG ACCATGTTGTTGGAGAAGTTCAGAGTGACCAGACGACCAGAAGCAGATACAAGCTTCAATGTGTTTTACTATCTGATGGCTGGAGCGGATGCAGCTCTAAA GACTGAACTTCATTTTAATCACTTTGCTGGCAACAGCGCATTCGGGCTCCTCCCTCACTCGAAG CCCGAGGACAAGCAGAGAGCCGCTCAGCAGTTCACTAAGCTACAGGCAGCCATGAAGGTCCTGGGCATCTCTGCTGAAGAACAGAAAACCGTGTGGCTGATCTTAGGGGCCATATACCACCTCGGTGCCGCTGGGGCCACCAAAG CGGGCCGAAAGCAGTTTGCCAGGCACGAGTGGGCACAAAAAGCAGCGTATCTCCTGGGCTGCACACTGGAAGAGCTGTCTTCTGGCATCTTTAAAACGCAAGGCAAGGGCACACTTCCACGCTCCTCAAGTGTCCGGCAGAGTACGGATGATACGGATAGCTCAG tgtctaAAGCAACAGCAGCTGAGTGTTTGGAGTTCATGGCGTCTGGTTTATACTCTGAGCTTTTCACACTCATTATCTCTCTCATTAACAG AGCGCTGAAGTCCAGTCAGCATTCTCTCTGTTCTCTGCTGATTGTGGACACACCAGGGTTCCAGAACCCTCGTCAGGTGAAGAACCAGCGCGGCGCCACGTTTGAGGAGCTCTGCCATAATTACGCTCAGGAACGTCTGCAGACCCTGTTCCAGGAGCGAACATTCGTACGGGAACTGGAGCGTTATAAAGAG GAGAACATTGAGATCACATTGGATGACTTGGAGCCCAGCCCTTCTCGCTCGGTAGCTGTGGTTGATCAGTCCTCCAGTCAGACCCTG GTACGTACTCTGTCCCGGACAGATGAGGCCAGAGGTCTGTTCTGGCTGATGGAGGAGGAGGTTGTGCAGCCGGGAGGGTCCGAGGACACACTCCTGCAGCGACTCTTCAGTTACTATGGCCCTGCAGAGGGAGAGAGCACAG gtcACACAGTGGTGCTAAAAAGTGAAAACacacatcacttcctgttggGCCACAGTCACGGGACAGACTGGGTGGAATATGACACACATGGATGGCTGAACCTAGCCAGGCTAAATCCCACCCCCCAGAATGCAGCCAATCTGCTGCAGAACTCCCAGAA GAAGAGCATCAGCGGGATGTTTGTGGGCCGCTCCAGCAGTGTTGCGGTTCTGAGCGGTTCCATCGCTGGACTGGAGGGTGTCTCTCAGCTCGCCATGCGTCGGGCCACTGGTATGAGGAAGACCTTCACCACAGGCATGGCAGCCGTCAAAAAGAAGTCCCTCTGTCTTCAGATTAAACTCCAAGTG GATGCACTGTTGGACACGGTGCGCAGATCCAGGGTTCACTTTGTCCACTGTCTATTACCCCGAGCGGAGGTTATGAGGGCAACAGGGTCCCCAGAGGAGAGCTGTGACCCTGGACTCATGCAGATAGATGTGGCTTTGCTCAGGGCCCAAATCCGTGGCTTCAAGTTGCTGGACAGCTTGAGGATTTACAGACAAG GTTACCCTGACCACATGGTCTTCTCTGAGTTCAGAAGACGCTTTGACGTTTTGGCCCCTCATCTGACCAAGAAACTGGGCCGGAACTACATCGTGAAGGACGAGAAACGA GCAGTAGAGGAGCTTTTGGAGTCTTTGGAACTGGAGAAGAGCAGCTATCACATGGGCCTCAGCAGg gTGTTCTTCAGGGCTGGAACGGTGGCTAAACTAGAGGGACAGAGGGATGAACACACCAGACAGAACATCACGCTGTTCCAGGCCGCCTGCAGGGGCTTTTTGTCTCGACAGGCCTTCAAAAAGAGAAAG atcCAGGATTTGGCCATCCGTTGTGTCCAGAAGAACATTAAGAAGAATCGGGGTGTGAAGGACTGGCCCTGGTGGAAGCTCTTCACCACAGTACGACCTCTAGTAGAGGTTCAGCTCACCGAAGAACAGATTCGTGGAAAAGAC GAGGAGATCATGCATCTGAAGTTGAAGCTGGAGAAGGTGGAGAAGGAAAGAAATGAGCTACGGCTGACCTCGGATCGTCTGGAGAGCAGA ATCACAGAGCTGACGGCAGAGCTTTCTGATGAGAGAAACACTGCGGAGTCGACGTCCCAGCTGCTGGAGACAGAAACAAGCGAGAGATTGCGTTTGGAGAAGGACATGAAGGACATGCAG GTGAAGTTTGACGATGTGAAGAAACAGATGGAGTCCATGGAGATGGAGATCATGGAGACCAGACTCCTCCAAGCATCAGAATTCAATGGCGAGATGGACAATGATGGCGATGATtctg GAGGTGAATGGAGACTGAAATATGAACGCGCCATCAGAGACACAGAATTCACAAAGAAAAAACTCCAGCAGGAGATGGATGACAAGGTGgagacagaacaacagaacaaGAGACACTTGGAGAGAAAA TTAACGGACTTGCAGGCTGACCACGAGGAGTCCCAGCGATCAGTCCAGCAGCTGAAGAAGAAATGTCAGCGGCTGGCAGCTGAGCTCCAAGACACCAAACTGCACTTGGAAAATCAAGAGGGACGCAACCATGAGCTGGAGAGAAAGCAGAGGAA GTTTGATGTGGAGAAGAACCAGTTTCACGAGGAACTACAGAAGGAGAGGAACCAGCGGGAGAAACTgggcagagagagagatatgCTAACTGGCGAGTTGTTTACAATCAGACAACAGCTACAG GAGAAGGACACAGAGCTGTGTACAGTCAGTCTGAAGATAGAACAGCTGGAATCCGAGCTGCAGGATCTCTCTTCTCAGGAATCCAAAGAAGAGGCATCACTAGCAAAGGTTAAGAAGCAACTGCGGGATCTGGAAGCAAAGGTCAAAGATCAAGAGGAGGAGCTTGATGAACAGGCTGGAACCATTCAGATGCTGGAACAG gCTAAACTCCGTTTGGAAATGGAGATGGAACGATTGAAACAAACGCACTCTAAAGAGCTGGACAGTAAAGATGACGATGTGGAGGACATCAGACTGTCCTGCAGTAAGAAG CTGAAGCAAATGGAAGTGCAGTTAGAAGAGGAATATGAAGATAAACAGAGAGTTCTGAGAGAAAAGAGAGACCTGGAGTCCAAACTGATGATGGCACAGGAACAG AAGGTTGGTCAGAAGGATGTAGAGACAGAGAAACGTCTCAGGAAGGATCTGAAGCGCACAAAAGTTCTTCTGGCTGACGCACAGATGATGCTGGACCACCTAAAGAGTAATGTGCCCAGCAAAAGAGAGATCGTCGCACTCAAAAATAAG TTGGAGGAGTCAGAGTTTGCCTGCGCAGCTGCAGTTAAAGCACGCAAGTCTATGGAGCTGGAAATTGAAGACCTTCATATACAGATGGACGATATCACCAAAGCAAAGATGGCT CTGGAGGAGCAGATAAGTCGTCTGCAGAGAGAGAAGAACGACCTGCAGTCTCGCTTTGAGGAGGATCAGGAGGACATGAATGAACTCATGAAGAAACACAAAGCTGCTGTGGCTCAG TCTACAAGAGATCTGGCACAAATCAGTGACCTACAGGCCCAGGTGGAGGAGGCCatgaaagaaaaacaagagaTCCAGGACaag cttcacTCCCTGCAGTCACAGCTTGAATTTCAGGAACAGTCTATGGTGGAGAAATCGCTGGTCAGCCGTCAGGAAGCCAAAATCCGTGAACTGGAGACCAAACTCGAATATGAGCGGACCCAGACCAAACGTCTGGAG TCTCTTGTCACAAGGCTGAAGGAAAACCTGGAGAAGATGACTGAGGAACGAGACCAGCGTATTGGCAGTGAAAACCGGGAGAAGGATCAGAACAAGCGCATGCAACGGCAGATCCGAGACATAAAGGAAGAGATGACTGAACTGTCTAAGAAAGAGGCAGAAGCCAGTCGCAAAAAACACGAGCTG GAAATGGATATTGAAAGTCTGgaagcagccaatcagagcttaCAAGCAGATTTGAAGTTGGCCTTTAAGCGGATTGGGGACCTGCAGGCTGCTATGGAGGATGAAATGGAGacggatgatgatgatgacctcATCAACAG TTTACAGGACACGGTGACAAAGTAtcagaaaagaaagaacaaaac TGGCGATGAATCGGATATGGACTCTGAGGTGGAGGACCGCGTAGATGGGGTGAAGTCATTGCTCTCCAAGAGTAAAGGATCTGCCAAGACACTCTCGGATGAGGGTCCCCAGAAGACCACCAG ATACACCAATGCTGCTAATGCAGATGTGAAAGATATAAAAGAAGGGAAAGAGGGAAAAGAGGGGAAGGAGGAAGTAAAAAAAGATTCAGACGAGAGCCGTTCAGTGTCTGTGATGAGCTCGCTCAGCTACAGGAAACGTTCCCACCAGAAGGACTGGAACGGAGGAGCAGGGGATGACAGCTCCCTCTTCAGTGCCCTTCGGGAGCAGCCGGACATGCCTGATAGATTGTCGTTGCGCAAAGCTAAAAGCAAATCCACAGACAGGCCTCAGACTGGTGATGACCTGGATGACCGGGGTTCAGTGATATCCCAGGCTTACTCTGAGGCTGCCAGTAGGGCCAGGAAAGGTCTAGATCGTCGCTGGACCAAAAGCAGTCCAGAATTTGACAAAGAGTCTATGGTGTCCTCACTTGCCCCGAGCCGTGCTTCCACACGGCGTGGGATAGACCAAGATGATGATGCTCAGTCCGGTGTGAGCAGCTTCAGCTTGCGACGTAGTACTTCTTGGATGGATGACAGTCGCAGTGATTACGGGCCGACAAGTACCAGTATGAGTCGACGATCTAGAAGCCGAAGTCCTGGAAGCACCAGCGTCGGCTCACGAATTTCCCTGGCCCGCAGCACCCGACTTAGCGAGTTTGGAGTTCGTTTGAATAATGatggtgttgatgatgatgacgatgttGACTCTGTGAGTGTGGCCGCATACAGTCCACGCTCAGTGGGCCGTAGTCTCTCTACTCCCGCCCAGCTACGCTCTTCTGAGAACCCACTGGACACCTCTGACGTTAAACCTGTGAGCCACCGCAACTACCTTGACCCAGAGCTCGAGAAAGCCATCAATGAAGTCCTGAGCTTCAAGCCAATTAAATTCAAACGCCGCAGCTTAGAAGACTCAGGTGAAGAAGAGGAGGGAGGTGGTGATCCAGGAGAGGAAGAAGATAGGAAGAGCGTCAAGAGTTTGTTGCAAGACAAGGACGATGAAGGTCTGGGCCTTAGCGGGTCCAGTATGAGACGCTCCACTTCAGGTTCTGCTGTAGATTCTGGACGTTCTGGAAGCTCAATGAGTTCCTTCAGCTCCAAGAGCAGCaaaaagaagaacaagaagaagaGCAGGCGCTCTGAGTCTGACAGCTCCTCCAACGAGGGTCATACTCGGCGGCATTCCAGACAAAAAGAAAAGAGACGATCCAAAAGCTCAAGAAAGAAAGAATCTGGATCGTCCAAGTCTGAAtctgactctgaatcatcatctTCAAGCTCTGCATCAACAGTTTCATACCGCAGCTCAAACAGCGTGAAGAGAAACCCAGGACAGAAAGACTCAGATGGGGGTCAGGAAAGTCCTGATGAAGAACGACCCCcaagcaaaaaagaaataaagaaacagaAGAAGAAAGTGGATAATCTGGTTATGAAGTATCTCTATAAGCCTGACAGTGATTAA